From the genome of Glycine max cultivar Williams 82 chromosome 2, Glycine_max_v4.0, whole genome shotgun sequence, one region includes:
- the LOC100790009 gene encoding transcription factor bHLH106 has product MMHRQIEMENSELFQFLTNTNDAFFNTASYGLPAAPAASTMQHSFSGSFSYYPLEASHDHHAPSHEDKALAALRNHKEAEKRRRERINSHLDKLRTLLPCNSKTDKASLLAKVVQRVRELKQQISSLSDSEAFPSETDEVSVLSTSGDNDDHGGCDDNDGRLIFKASLCCEDRSDLIPELIEILRSLRLKTLKAEMATLGGRTRNVLVVATDKDHSGESIQFLQNSLKSLVERSSNSNDRSKRRRVLDRKFIA; this is encoded by the exons ATGATGCATCGTCAGATTGAGATGGAGAATTCTGAGCTCTTCCAATTCCTCACAAACACCAACGATGCTTTCTTCAACACTGCATCATATGGCCTCCCTGCGGCACCTGCAGCATCAACCATGCAGCACAGCTTCTCTGGCTCCTTTTCTTATTACCCTTTGGAAGCATCTCATGATCATCATGCCCCTTCTCATGAAGACAAAGCCCTTGCTGCTTTGAGGAACCACAAAGAGGCTGAGAAGAGAAGAAGGGAAAGAATCAACTCCCACCTCGATAAGCTTCGCACCCTTCTTCCTTGCAATTCCAag ACGGACAAGGCTTCCCTTCTTGCCAAGGTGGTCCAACGGGTGAGGGAGTTGAAGCAGCAAATATCCTCACTATCCGATTCCGAAGCGTTTCCGTCGGAGACAGATGAGGTCTCCGTCTTGTCCACCAGCGGTGACAACGACGACCACGGTGGTTGTGACGACAATGACGGACGCCTCATATTCAAGGCCTCTCTGTGCTGCGAGGACCGCTCCGATCTCATCCCCGAGCTCATCGAAATCCTGAGGTCTCTGCGCCTGAAAACGCTCAAGGCCGAAATGGCCACGCTCGGAGGAAGAACCCGCAACGTTCTCGTGGTGGCCACGGATAAAGACCATAGCGGTGAATCGATCCAGTTTCTGCAGAACTCGCTGAAGTCTCTGGTGGAACGCTCCAGTAATTCCAACGACAGATCCAAACGGCGCCGTGTCCTAGACCGAAAGTTCATTGCTTAA